A single region of the Syngnathus acus chromosome 6, fSynAcu1.2, whole genome shotgun sequence genome encodes:
- the tshz3a gene encoding teashirt homolog 3 has translation MPRRKQEAPKRAPAYSPEELTKHPVEDEEAEAGDLPSPPQDDLPMKDEVVEKSAGPAKDQVCDQESVGAAELSGQEMDSESHVSEISDCLSDFDSPSRKTEGNLGTAPLNGGTKTPPIGMDTLEHMKAIYSSFLTSPLWAPLNFNTKPIQVPPSASTEKPTRSNSTSSSSSCSSSSYDWHQSAVAKTLQQNPPQSHHTAQSEPSLFSTVQLHRQNPKLFGSIFTGASKFRCKGCSAAYDTLVELTVHMNDTGHYRDDNQDKSGSGAKRWSKPRKRSLLEMEGKEDAQKVLKCMYCGHSFESLQDLSVHMIKTKHYQKVPLKEPMAPVATKMLSSKKRGLLGLELTASPRSREGTPKAKHSHSDPSESSQKRSSSPYTASSNRYAHQNGGSYACQFESNKFQILKCMECGSSHNTLQELRTHMMVTGHFLRVTNSVGKKAKMLPEATSPNPGRMTTPTEPRVQSVPLAPSTFSPPPLQTTSTPPASSPPLKEIKREEFEEECTKQEDLGNEKQIVISVRKEEDPEKEEKYDISKYNYLTEEDLKEGPKGGLDILKSLENTVTSAINKAQSGNPSWGGYPSIHAAYQFPTALKLQQGSIEKNSPMKFLFNGGDGMLSSLTSNQPLISPPLTQSSPFPSNNFQAMEDLVKKVTEKVAKVEQRVKRLSPKRENHVSPCKREAGELHKGGEADSPRELRAVTPANSDRGIHSDRASPATDAMRETAVKSPHASDLTCNTAIITGHTPPEQPFVNPLSALQSVMSIHLGKAAKPSLPNQDPLSLLSRFSQSMAERAAVAAPPPQTKKPEPVVDNSFCQSIDDQPMDLTKGKGEKGVSVASAPLTPSSTASSTSPSSLVTPAQLTVVSPYTSNSPLHENALSDISDMLRNLTQSQPAPKPASRLRVTDKVASLVSACDDDDGALHGHKRKGRHSSWNPQHLLLLQAQFASTLRQSSEGKYIINDLSPQERMHISRFTGLSMTTISHWLANVKYQLRRTGRTKFLKNLDSGQPVFFCSDCASQIRTPTAYVGHLEAHLGFRIRDLAKLTPKQTVRDSHTLAEKLAPLESYTSPQDDCGSNGSVYRCQLCVRKFATKHAIKLHLSKSHGKSPEDHLLYVCELEKH, from the coding sequence CCTATTCTCCGGAGGAGCTGACAAAGCACCCCGTAGAGGATGAGGAGGCGGAAGCAGGCGACCTGCCCTCTCCCCCTCAGGATGACCTTCCCATGAAGGATGAGGTTGTGGAGAAAAGCGCCGGGCCTGCCAAGGACCAAGTATGTGACCAGGAATCGGTAGGGGCTGCGGAGCTGTCAGGGCAAGAGATGGACAGCGAGTCACATGTGAGCGAGATCAGTGATTGTCTCTCAGACTTTGACAGTCCCTCCAGAAAAACTGAAGGAAACTTGGGCACAGCGCCTCTAAACGGTGGCACAAAGACACCACCCATTGGTATGGACACGTTGGAACATATGAAGGCTATCTACTCCAGCTTTCTAACAAGTCCTCTGTGGGCACCGCTGAACTTTAATACAAAACCCATACAGGTGCCACCATCTGCTTCGACAGAGAAGCCAACTCGCAGCAACAGCACCAGTAGCAGTAGTAGctgtagcagcagcagctatGACTGGCATCAGTCAGCGGTGGCAAAGACACTTCAACAAAATCCTCCCCAGAGTCATCATACTGCCCAGTCTGAGCCGAGCCTCTTTAGCACAGTCCAGCTCCACAGGCAAAATCCCAAGTTATTTGGTTCCATTTTTACCGGTGCCAGCAAGTTCCGCTGCAAGGGCTGCAGCGCAGCATACGACACGTTGGTCGAGCTTACAGTTCATATGAACGACACCGGCCACTACCGGGATGACAACCAGGATAAATCAGGAAGCGGTGCAAAGCGTTGGTCCAAGCCCCGCAAACGCTCTCTTTTGGAAATGGAGGGCAAAGAGGATGCTCAGAAGGTTTTGAAGTGCATGTACTGTGGCCACTCCTTTGAATCCCTGCAGGACCTTAGTGTCCACATGATCAAGACCAAACACTACCAGAAAGTGCCTCTGAAGGAGCCCATGGCTCCGGTGGCCACTAAAATGTTGTCTTCGAAAAAAAGGGGACTCCTGGGGCTGGAGCTCACTGCCTCACCACGTTCTAGAGAAGGAACCCCAAAAGCTAAGCACTCGCATTCAGACCCGAGTGAATCCTCCCAAAAACGTTCCTCCAGCCCCTACACCGCTTCTAGTAACCGATATGCTCACCAGAATGGTGGTAGCTATGCCTGCCAGTTTGAATCCAACAAATTCCAGATCCTCAAATGTATGGAGTGTGGGAGCTCACACAATACATTGCAAGAGCTGAGGACCCACATGATGGTGACTGGGCACTTTCTGAGGGTGACGAACTCTGTAGGAAAGAAAGCCAAAATGCTTCCTGAGGCCACCTCCCCTAACCCTGGTAGAATGACCACACCCACTGAGCCAAGAGTTCAGTCCGTCCCACTGGCACCCTCCACCTTCTCTCCTCCGCCTCTTCAAACCACTTCAACTCCCCCTGCCAGCTCTCCTCCTCTAAAAGAGATCAAAAGGGAGGAATTTGAGGAGGAGTGTACAAAGCAAGAGGACCTTggcaatgaaaaacaaattgtaattTCAGTCAGGAAGGAAGAAGATCcggaaaaggaggaaaaatatgATATCTCAAAGTATAACTACCTTACTGAAGAGGACCTGAAGGAGGGTCCTAAAGGAGGCTTGGATATTCTGAAATCACTGGAAAACACTGTGACATCAGCTATCAACAAGGCCCAGAGTGGCAATCCAAGCTGGGGGGGCTATCCTAGCATTCACGCTGCTTACCAGTTCCCCACTGCCCTCAAGCTACAACAGGGGAGCATTGAAAAGAACTCTCCAATGAAGTTCTTGTTCAACGGTGGGGATGGCATGTTGTCCTCCCTCACCAGCAACCAGCCTCTAATCAGCCCACCTCTTACCCAGTCTTCCCCCTTTCCCAGCAACAACTTCCAGGCGATGGAAGATTTAGTGAAAAAAGTGACTGAGAAAGTCGCAAAAGTAGAGCAAAGGGTAAAGCGGTTGTCTCCCAAAAGGGAAAACCATGTGTCCCCCTGCAAAAGAGAGGCTGGTGAATTGCATAAGGGTGGTGAGGCTGATTCACCCAGGGAATTGAGGGCAGTCACCCCAGCCAATAGTGACAGGGGAATCCATAGCGACCGAGCATCCCCGGCAACAGACGCTATGAGAGAGACAGCAGTCAAATCCCCGCATGCTTCCGATTTAACATGCAACACCGCCATCATCACTGGCCATACTCCTCCAGAGCAGCCCTTTGTCAATCCTCTAAGTGCTCTTCAGTCAGTAATGAGCATTCATTTGGGGAAAGCAGCCAAGCCCTCCTTGCCAAACCAAGATCCCCTGAGCCTGCTCTCCAGGTTCAGCCAGAGCATGGCCGAGAGGGCCGCTGTGGCTGCCCCTCCCCCACAGACTAAGAAGCCTGAACCTGTAGTTGACAATAGTTTTTGTCAGTCCATTGATGACCAGCCTATGGACCTCACAAAAGGGAAAGGTGAAAAAGGAGTATCTGTAGCGTCAGCTCCCTTAACTCCCTCATCCACTGCCTCCTCCACCTCTCCCTCTTCTCTTGTCACCCCTGCTCAGCTAACAGTGGTTTCTCCCTACACATCCAACAGCCCTTTGCATGAGAACGCCTTGTCTGATATATCAGACATGCTGAGGAACCTGACACAATCCCAGCCCGCCCCAAAACCAGCGTCTCGGTTACGGGTTACCGATAAAGTCGCCAGCCTGGTCTCCGCATGCGATGATGACGATGGAGCCCTGCACGGTCACAAACGCAAAGGTCGACACTCCAGCTGGAACCCCCAGCATCTCCTCCTTCTGCAGGCGCAGTTCGCCTCCACATTGAGACAGTCCTCTGAGGGGAAATACATCATCAATGATCTCAGCCCACAGGAGAGAATGCACATATCTCGTTTCACAGGTCTCTCAATGACAACCATTAGCCACTGGTTGGCTAATGTCAAGTACCAGCTGAGAAGAACCGGCAGAACCAAGTTCCTGAAGAACCTGGACTCCGGGCAGCCTGTTTTCTTCTGTAGTGACTGTGCCTCACAGATCCGAACCCCAACAGCATATGTTGGCCACCTGGAAGCTCACCTTGGCTTTAGAATCAGGGACTTGGCTAAGCTCACGCCAAAACAGACCGTCAGGGACTCCCACACGCTCGCTGAGAAGCTAGCACCCCTGGAGTCGTACACGTCGCCACAAGATGACTGCGGTAGTAATGGCTCCGTGTACCGCTGCCAGCTCTGTGTCCGTAAATTTGCCACTAAGCATGCCATCAAACTTCACCTCAGCAAGAGTCATGGCAAGTCTCCAGAGGACCACTTGCTGTATGTGTGCGAACTCGAGAAACACTAG